A genomic segment from Castor canadensis chromosome 1, mCasCan1.hap1v2, whole genome shotgun sequence encodes:
- the LOC141420705 gene encoding uncharacterized protein, producing the protein MLRLHPYFLMPPPFPNPPLRPFSPKRTHSRSPLALVSASGSAAGARPTPTQRTTTPRQQPLGLQPPPTSQKLIVGGGLTHLGEGRGSSAEPAKPRQTRPSPAPRSCGRRREEGSPARASAAPGARRAESAGRARVGRRPCWGAWGEPARGAAGAKLRGPDARGRGGAARLPLLPLRAPGASPQAALPAARRVHRASEGMCGGRGWSCRRRRRASRS; encoded by the exons ATGCTTCGGCTGCACCCTTATTTCCTCATGCCACCCCCCTTCCCTAACCCTCCTCTTCGTCCCTTCTCCCCCAAGCGCACACACTCACGCAGCCCGCTCGCGCTAGTTAGTGCTTCCGGCTCGGCTGCGGGAGCAAGACCGACGCCGACCCAGCGAACCACG ACACCACGCCAGCAGCCGCTTGGGCTGCAGCCCCCGCCAACCTCACAGAAGTTGA TTGTAGGAGGAGGATTAACACATCTGGGCGAGGGGAGGGGCT CGTCCGCTGAACCCGCCAAACCCCGCCAAACCCGGCCAAGCCCCGCGCCCCGGAGCTGTGGGCGGCGCAGGGAGGAGGGCAGCCCCGCGCGCGCTTCTGCCGCCCCCGGAGCCCGGCGCGCGGAGAGTGCGGGGCGAGCGCGCGTCGGGCGGCGGCCGTGCTGGGGGGCGTGGGGCGAGCCGGCGCGGGGAGCGGCGGGGGCGAAACTTCGGGGCCCAGATGCCCGAGGGCGCGGCGGCGCTGCCAGGCTGCCGCTGCTGCCCCTGCGGGCCCCGGGCGCGTCTCCGCAGGCGGCGCTGCCCGCGGCGCGGCGTGTGCACCGAGCTAGTGAAGGTATGTGTGGCGGGCGCGGCTGgagctgccgccgccgccgccgcgccagCAGGTCCTAA